The Thermococcus sp. sequence AGCAACCTTGTAAATGCCCTTAGGTGGTTCTCACTTCCTTTTCTCAGGCTCTCAAAGACGGCCTTTATGTCCTGGTTGTCCACGTGTTTTAGCCACTCGTCCAAGTCCTTGATGTCAATCTCCTCTATGAGAGCCCCCACTTTAAGGGCTTCAATGTCACTTTCACTCCCCTTTGCAACGAGCTTTTTGTAAAGCTCCTGCATCTCCGTACTGTTGAATTCACCGACTCCCATCCCTGCAACGGGGTCGGTCAGGTTGTATTTCCTAATGAGCTCGAGCACCATGTCCATGTGGGTCTGCTCGCTCCTCGCTATGTTCTCGAATATTGGAAGCCCCGTCTTGTTGTAAAGCGTAAGATACACGTCTCTGGCGAGCTTCTCTTCCTCCCTCATGTAGAGTATTGCCTCAACCTCCTCTGGGCTCAGGTTTTCAACGGGATACGCCGAGATGTCCACCACTATTCCCGCGTTTGCACTGGCACCGTAGCCCTTATCCGCAGGAGGGCCCATGGTGGCCGAGCCCGTGCCGGTTGTCGTGCTCGAGCTTGTTATACACCCTGCCCCAAAGATGGCCAGGAAAAGCAG is a genomic window containing:
- a CDS encoding DUF2202 domain-containing protein; translation: MRRAGFLLMALLFLAIFGAGCITSSSTTTGTGSATMGPPADKGYGASANAGIVVDISAYPVENLSPEEVEAILYMREEEKLARDVYLTLYNKTGLPIFENIARSEQTHMDMVLELIRKYNLTDPVAGMGVGEFNSTEMQELYKKLVAKGSESDIEALKVGALIEEIDIKDLDEWLKHVDNQDIKAVFESLRKGSENHLRAFTRLLQNRYGITYAPQVLSENEYRSIVG